One Lysinibacillus sp. OF-1 DNA segment encodes these proteins:
- a CDS encoding TetR/AcrR family transcriptional regulator, whose product MSKKMDPRVIRTRQLLRDALVELIDEQGYEKITVQDITQRATLNRATFYLHYRDKLDLLYQSSEETLHELVSSIRPNFEEKKDFDLLPNYDQPHETFMHLFEQIALNSKLYKVYLTEKNIPYFSDGLKNIIINFVSSGIQIMEPNDQKLTVPREMAVRFYAAAFLEVIVWWLEHDMPYTPKFMATQLMRITIKGPYIDNPFEK is encoded by the coding sequence ACGCCAATTATTAAGAGATGCGCTGGTGGAATTAATTGATGAACAAGGCTATGAGAAGATTACAGTTCAAGATATTACACAACGAGCCACATTAAATCGTGCCACTTTTTATTTACATTACCGTGATAAGCTGGACCTTCTCTATCAAAGCTCAGAAGAAACTTTGCATGAGCTTGTCAGTAGTATTCGTCCAAACTTTGAGGAGAAGAAGGATTTTGATTTATTACCAAATTATGATCAGCCTCACGAGACATTTATGCATTTATTTGAACAAATAGCGCTGAATAGTAAGCTTTATAAGGTTTATCTCACGGAAAAGAATATCCCTTATTTCTCTGATGGTTTGAAAAACATTATTATCAATTTCGTCTCAAGTGGCATTCAAATTATGGAGCCTAACGATCAAAAGCTAACAGTGCCCCGTGAGATGGCTGTACGGTTTTATGCCGCTGCCTTTCTTGAAGTGATTGTTTGGTGGTTGGAACATGATATGCCGTATACACCAAAATTTATGGCGACCCAGCTCATGCGTATTACCATTAAAGGGCCTTATATTGACAATCCCTTTGAAAAGTAA